In the Colletotrichum lupini chromosome 1, complete sequence genome, one interval contains:
- a CDS encoding isochorismatase — MKFSMTVAVSALFSAVANADAVPWERLNKNDSMLLVVDMQEGLFNLARDFDPTLYRNSMLAHSSLAKVFDLPVVLTTSAETGPNGPLPQEILDMHPTAPLIKRNGEVDAWDNADFRDAVRAANKSQIILAGITTDVCTTFLALSLRAEGYSVWANVEASGTTTELIRDVSNDRMAAAGVQVVSLFSISLDLMRDWRNTPGALELFSWLDTYYPAYGYIARGHRAAVNNGSVSAAQETLPL; from the exons ATGAAGTTCTCCATGACTGTCGCCGTCTCGGCGCTCTTCTCCGCCGTTGCCAACGCTGATG CCGTCCCCTGGGAGAGGCTCAACAAGAACGACTCGATGCTGCTCGTCGTCGACATGCAGGAGGGTCTCTTCAACCTCGCCCGCGACTTCGATCCCACTCTCTACCGCAACTCGATGCTCGCTCACTCCTCCCTGGCCAAGGTCTTTGACCTCCCCGTCGTGCTGACCACCTCCGCCGAGACCG GTCCCAACGGCCCCCTCCCCCAGGAGATCCTCGACATGCACCCCACCGCGCCCCTGATCAAGCGCAACGGCGAGGTCGACGCCTGGGACAACGCCGACTTCCGCGACGCCGTCCGCGCCGCCAACAAGTCGCAAATCATCCTCGCGGGCATCACCACGGACGTCTGCACCACCTTCCTGGCCTTGTCGCTCCGCGCCGAGGGCTACTCCGTCTGGGCCAACGTCGAGGCCTCGGGCACCACCACCGAGCTCATCCGCGACGTCTCCAACGACCGCATGGCCGCCGCCGGCGTCCAGGTCGTCTCCCTCTTCTCCATCTCCCTCGACCTCATGCGCGACTGGCGCAACACCCCCGGCGCCCTCGAGCTCTTCTCCTGGCTCGACACCTACTACCCCGCCTACGGTTACATTGCCCGCGGCCACCGCGC